The genomic stretch cagcattattatgctgtgagagagatgtacctggtgcaggaaacagagaggtccccagcgtgccccaggttgaccacgccccgggccagcctgtccaggcagggtgaggggggggcactgggggccaaggcctgcagcctgaagcgggggtccacacagccaggggcagcaggaaaatcacgcatctgtcgcttcagctgcctgcgcacggccaccacatcacgccacctgcaacacatgcacagggtgaagcccggttgtcggcgagcatgtgggcaaaatatctggtccccttaccactgccccttaccttttgatgaacctgcgtatactcagaagctctgcttccaggacgtcttgggccagcagggtgagctcaccacacagtgtctcctccagcagtacctcacacacgtcttgtgagctgcgagccacacattctgcctgctcttcttgggcacgcctggcacgaaggggcatgcgttcagcctatatacagttatctgaacactctctatgacctctgatcccccttggctcaccagtacctgatctctgttgaggcagtctccacgatgcagtcgcgcagcacctcctgtgtgatctcggcacacagtgtcttgctgagccgggccaggagctcctcgtgttcctgctttctcctgacagagacaggcccatcagatggcacatcccctcaaaatgcacccacccctcctccccagcccagacaggtgaggcctacctggcttcctccatcctgcgcttctcctcagcgatatgctccctctctgcctggatctcggcagcagaaacctcccgcagcatctgctccaccacctcactcagcactgcctccacCTGGCCGTTGCACATGCTGCAACAACCCATCCACATCACCAAACTGGTGTTGGTTGAGTGTGACAACCCTCTAGAGGCCACTGCTCCCTATCTGGCTCACGCTCCTACCTGAGTGCAGCAGAGATGTACGCGGCTTCGGTGGCAGCCACGTCAGCCACCTCGGCCTGCACTacctcctccagcatggcctctacctccgtggcgatgtcctgcaagggggggggggttatttgtcattactatggcaataccaacacactgctactgggttgacacgcagcaatgagcaatctatcacctgctctgtgtaaacgggctccggtgggggaggcgtaggtggggcgactggtggtgcctccgacggagatgccccaagtgctccactctcctctctaccagggaggccagctgactccgctgggtcgctcggcatcttggatcggtgctggagggcccgcgcatccagctcaatggggggcctctgaggggaggctgctacagcgtgggcaggaaaaatgacaaaattacaatcagaggccagaaggtggacgaagcgtaacagttagcggaaggtggagtgcagacgcaccagccctgggcacactgcctgcctccgctggctgcccatccccacggtacttgttgcggctgtcaaagctgttgacgggtgtgtgttggggtgggttgggcagtggcgcgccgttgaccacttggcccaccagcacctcccgcttccttgcgatggccacagagcgctttggacgtggctggatctcaggctcctggtacgctgtccggcttagctccaccatgctagggggagggcagagcttcaataaaatataccacccatcatagattagcacccccatcagagataagccaccctgcccccaacacaaaagggacaacgaagcacagcccagccttaccctgcatcgaccgcgagcccatactgcagcgcgaggtccgaagcctcgccggcattctggaacatgagcatccggaccaggtcttcgaccgggaatgtggtggaaccacgggagctgtaggccacattcagggcccgcagagcctcacggcgcacctgtagggggcaccagagcggtccaggtaagtgaggtattggggctgatgaggatgtagggagcggagcaacggctcccccacctggtcgaagtagcggtgcaagatgcaaccagccagatacgaggccaccttgaccagcttgaagaacctcacgaagttgttgctgttgacagcggcaaaggcctggacggcaaacttcacctccggagagtttcggagctccgcccggaattgctgcacctccctgcaggtagggagggaatgaaatgtcagctggagaggtgccacggtgacacgggacaccgactgccggccagccacccaccggaggatgtctccatcattgagcttcaggagcacgctgtactgccgaaactctgcctcatgagggcagtagatgttcttgctggccaggtcctggtacatctccttgaggctctgcaggcatttggtcaggttttcattgttgatcttagcatcaaaggacatcatgggctcctggcacaggtggtgtgcgcagtggatgtggaagcgggcgcacttttcaataagggacaccgtaagcgggtcgcacaggtgctgctgagtgatatcctgcagatggcccagaaaaaggatcagggcgaggcccgcagggcacaggaataatgagacacggactaatgttgctcaccttccggatacctcgtgtgcggttccacacaaagtcataccagtcacggtagttgtcctcaccctggtccatgacctgggtaaccaggtagttcatggtcatgttcagcacagtaaggggccgcagttcatgggggaggggctcctcctggtcagcagaggacctgctgtactccttaatggcagcagtgtggtccacctgcgtggggtgcagagggtgatttgcagcctgtggtctgtcaattcatggcggggagggggaagcattaggaaagaagggcaggggtggtgataccttctccgtgttggggatgacctcaaaagagctcagttggttccgggtctccctcatgtaacgctccttctccggacacatgtcaggacacgtacccacaaacaccttggacagatccaggtcggtcctcttgggccgagctgtgccagaggagaccgtgtcagctggcgattcactttggggtgggaggggggggtggctcagcaacgtgaccctagggggacctaccctgtcgcaggatcttgtcccgctgctctagcagacgatacttctcctctgcggtttcagctacctggccaatcaggtggaagaggggagaggggaggctgctggctagatgttcggattcgaggccgtctgggctgggctccatctgcggctcactctcaaactgcagggcctttg from Brienomyrus brachyistius isolate T26 chromosome 3, BBRACH_0.4, whole genome shotgun sequence encodes the following:
- the LOC125738663 gene encoding germinal-center associated nuclear protein-like, translated to MAPTTSHSPSTPPRSQAPTREVLERAEELDPETEAASTVRRARRLDSTDSLGGMSPSEAMVLQCKNIPASLNSKDILGEHFRQFGRVQRIFCRPQKNLAIVHFHDHASAAKAKKKGKLLRRHELTIFWQRKKQSPGEKGQRPPDDPDPQSQAGGFESAPVCKALSKSTSGWSSLLEQRDKILRQARPKRTDLDLSKVFVGTCPDMCPEKERYMRETRNQLSSFEVIPNTEKVDHTAAIKEYSRSSADQEEPLPHELRPLTVLNMTMNYLVTQVMDQGEDNYRDWYDFVWNRTRGIRKDITQQHLCDPLTVSLIEKCARFHIHCAHHLCQEPMMSFDAKINNENLTKCLQSLKEMYQDLASKNIYCPHEAEFRQYSVLLKLNDGDILREVQQFRAELRNSPEVKFAVQAFAAVNSNNFVRFFKLVKVASYLAGCILHRYFDQVRREALRALNVAYSSRGSTTFPVEDLVRMLMFQNAGEASDLALQYGLAVRTAYQEPEIQPRPKRSVAIARKREVLVGQVVNGAPLPNPPQHTPVNSFDSRNKYRGDGQPAEAGSVPRAAASPQRPPIELDARALQHRSKMPSDPAESAGLPGREESGALGASPSEAPPVAPPTPPPPEPVYTEQDIATEVEAMLEEVVQAEVADVAATEAAYISAALSMCNGQVEAVLSEVVEQMLREVSAAEIQAEREHIAEEKRRMEEARRKQEHEELLARLSKTLCAEITQEVLRDCIVETASTEIRRAQEEQAECVARSSQDVCEVLLEETLCGELTLLAQDVLEAELLSIRRFIKRWRDVVAVRRQLKRQMRDFPAAPGCVDPRFRLQALAPSAPPSPCLDRLARGVVNLGHAGDLSVSCTRLAKMRRETEHQMKVHLFYQQLLSESVWGPLDLLSLVAASVSNPSDTIFWKAALQTLIEEGLISEYMFVHIPETTNEPQGSEQIRHAVRWLAARSTAPARLVSQTLVQVVEAGLCREFAGRLHRDRRDRDMAGLPFQGPAPVIGLYNTVLAFLAGLVSSPSLAGLSWPVAEFLVPGGGDCLPHLLWNSAEHLEWLQGAVLSLRLPDWPLPAVGAPWSQLVASIFQYVSQIPWSRHSQPLLMSQLENLLERLRQDCVGRGGGPDKEPTFWEVPWDEIVMLCVEHQLRDWNPPGCPVSEDVISDDGEISV